The DNA segment ACTAGACAAAAAATCTATGACTTGTTCGCCAGTTTCCTCGACCTTATCATTAATTTTTAGCTCGGCGATCGCCTGAACTAATTCTACTGTTTTTCCGCCTTGATTATCAATTTTAAAAGGCACGTAAAATTTGCCCTTTATTTCTTTGATCGGCGCTTGAACTTGAATATTGATTATGACTGATTCTGATGATTTTGTCAGCCAATTATAGCTAATTAAACCAACTATTCCCGTTAGAATAAGTGTGGCAAATCCCAAGCTAATCCACTCTGCTGGTGTCCGTTTTCCTGAATCTAGTT comes from the Merismopedia glauca CCAP 1448/3 genome and includes:
- a CDS encoding TIGR02588 family protein — protein: MKEISNPWQNEDELDSGKRTPAEWISLGFATLILTGIVGLISYNWLTKSSESVIINIQVQAPIKEIKGKFYVPFKIDNQGGKTVELVQAIAELKINDKVEETGEQVIDFLSSNEEVEGAFIFENNPQKGELKLKISSYKLP